From Campylobacter showae CSUNSWCD, one genomic window encodes:
- a CDS encoding proline--tRNA ligase: protein MKFSKFYAPTAKEAPKDASLASHKFLLRAGYAEQVGSGLYNFLPLGKRVLENIKNIVKEELDEAGAQEISMSFVTSADLWRESGRFDVYGKELLRFKDRKENDFVLSPTNEESVVALVRGKVTSYKQLPLNLYQINTKFRDEARPRFGLLRGREFLMKDGYSFHASAEDLDREFDLMEKTYSKIFTRLGLNFRAVRADSGAIGGSGSKEFMVLANSGEDDIIVCENCDYAANIEAATRAKRTTQAERPEADAAKFLTPNAKTIKDVAEFFRVDEFYCIKAVIKKAIFIDDKGEKSEKIVVFFVRGEDELQEVKAQNACGALELADATESQIAAAGLVGGFCGPVGLKGVEFYIDKELEGESQMICGANERDYHFVGVSVSSFNADRFKDLTAVKAGDKCPCCGGNLSVSKGIEVGHIFKLGTKYSEPMGATFLDENGKAKPFIMGCYGIGISRLVAVAVEAKHDEKGIIWNETLAPFKFEIIVSNLKDEEGVKFAQGLYEDLRAAGISVLLDDRNERFGVKMNDFELMGFPYAVIVGKGLAEGTVELVTRDGLTKETVKVSEILARLKSL from the coding sequence ATGAAATTTAGCAAATTTTACGCGCCGACAGCAAAAGAAGCGCCAAAAGACGCAAGCCTGGCAAGTCATAAATTTTTGCTCCGAGCGGGCTACGCCGAGCAGGTAGGTAGCGGACTTTACAACTTTTTGCCGCTTGGAAAACGAGTGCTTGAAAATATAAAAAATATCGTCAAAGAGGAGCTTGACGAGGCGGGCGCGCAGGAGATCTCGATGAGCTTCGTGACGTCGGCTGATCTTTGGCGCGAGAGCGGACGCTTTGACGTCTATGGCAAGGAGCTTTTGCGCTTTAAGGACCGCAAGGAAAACGACTTCGTCCTAAGCCCGACCAACGAAGAGAGCGTCGTCGCGCTCGTGCGAGGCAAAGTGACGTCCTATAAGCAGCTGCCGCTAAATTTGTATCAGATCAATACCAAATTTAGAGATGAAGCGAGGCCGAGATTTGGGCTACTTAGAGGGCGCGAGTTTTTGATGAAGGACGGATATAGCTTTCATGCAAGCGCCGAGGATCTGGACCGTGAATTTGACCTGATGGAGAAAACTTATAGCAAAATTTTTACTCGCCTTGGGCTAAATTTCCGCGCGGTTAGAGCCGATAGCGGCGCGATAGGCGGCAGCGGAAGTAAAGAGTTTATGGTGCTTGCAAATAGCGGCGAGGACGACATCATCGTCTGCGAAAACTGCGACTATGCCGCAAACATAGAGGCCGCAACCCGCGCAAAACGAACGACGCAGGCTGAGCGGCCCGAGGCTGACGCGGCTAAATTTTTAACTCCAAACGCCAAAACCATCAAAGACGTGGCGGAGTTTTTTAGAGTTGATGAGTTTTACTGTATAAAAGCGGTGATAAAAAAGGCGATTTTTATCGACGATAAAGGCGAAAAGAGCGAGAAAATCGTGGTATTTTTCGTGCGCGGCGAGGACGAACTACAAGAGGTTAAAGCGCAAAACGCGTGCGGAGCGCTCGAGCTAGCGGATGCGACTGAATCCCAGATCGCGGCAGCCGGGCTTGTGGGCGGATTTTGCGGGCCGGTCGGGCTAAAAGGCGTGGAGTTTTACATCGACAAAGAGCTTGAAGGCGAATCGCAGATGATCTGCGGCGCAAACGAGCGGGATTATCACTTCGTCGGCGTTAGCGTTAGTAGCTTTAACGCCGATCGTTTCAAAGACCTAACCGCGGTCAAAGCCGGCGATAAGTGCCCTTGCTGCGGCGGAAATTTAAGCGTTAGTAAAGGTATCGAGGTTGGACATATATTTAAGCTAGGTACTAAGTACTCTGAGCCGATGGGTGCGACGTTTTTAGATGAAAACGGCAAGGCAAAACCGTTTATCATGGGCTGCTACGGTATCGGCATCAGCCGCCTGGTTGCCGTCGCCGTCGAGGCCAAGCACGACGAAAAGGGCATAATCTGGAACGAAACCCTAGCTCCGTTTAAATTTGAAATCATCGTCTCAAATTTAAAAGACGAAGAGGGAGTCAAATTTGCTCAGGGGCTTTACGAGGACTTGCGCGCGGCTGGCATTTCTGTGCTGCTTGACGATAGAAACGAGCGCTTTGGCGTAAAGATGAACGATTTTGAACTAATGGGATTTCCTTATGCCGTGATCGTGGGCAAAGGACTAGCAGAGGGCACGGTCGAGCTCGTTACGCGTGACGGGCTAACTAAAGAAACCGTCAAAGTGAGCGAAATTTTA
- a CDS encoding O-acetylhomoserine aminocarboxypropyltransferase/cysteine synthase family protein — protein MQKETIATHYGYDTKAGPGAMAVPIYQTTAYDFGSAETAAARFQLEAPGHIYTRLGNPTTDVLESRIAALEEGSASIVTASGQAAIFYSIANLAAVGDNIIVAKKIYGGTMVLFMHTLKRFGIEARVFDSDSADDLENLIDDKTRAIFFETLSNPQIAIPNFKKIVEIADKHGVVTIADNTVPTPIIFQPLNHGVDVVVHSASKYICGQGLSLSGAVVASKNLNAKLVGNARYAHFNEPDESYHGLVYAQMADKFDIYTLRMRVALVRDIGATISPFNSWQLIQGLETLSVRIERHSQNARKIAEFLNSHKHVKRVTYPALKSDPEHEKAQKYFKDGMASGLMCFETDSFERAVKMLGKVKLFKIVVNIGDSKSLITHPASTTHQQLSSEELTKAGITKELIRISVGLENADDLIADLAQALE, from the coding sequence ATGCAAAAAGAGACGATCGCCACGCACTATGGCTACGACACCAAGGCAGGCCCCGGCGCCATGGCGGTGCCGATTTACCAGACTACGGCTTATGATTTCGGTAGCGCCGAGACGGCCGCGGCGAGATTTCAGCTAGAAGCTCCTGGCCACATCTATACAAGGCTGGGCAACCCAACGACGGACGTGCTAGAGAGCCGTATAGCCGCGCTCGAGGAGGGCTCAGCCTCTATCGTGACGGCCAGCGGTCAGGCGGCGATTTTTTACTCGATCGCAAATTTAGCCGCAGTCGGCGACAACATCATCGTGGCAAAGAAAATTTACGGTGGCACGATGGTTCTTTTTATGCACACGCTTAAGCGTTTCGGTATCGAGGCGCGAGTGTTTGACAGCGACAGCGCGGACGATCTTGAAAATTTGATCGACGATAAAACTCGCGCGATATTTTTCGAGACGCTATCAAACCCGCAAATCGCAATACCAAATTTTAAAAAGATCGTCGAGATCGCGGACAAGCACGGCGTCGTAACGATCGCCGATAACACCGTGCCTACGCCGATCATTTTCCAGCCGCTAAATCACGGCGTAGACGTCGTCGTGCATAGCGCTAGCAAATATATCTGCGGCCAAGGTCTAAGCCTATCTGGCGCGGTCGTCGCTAGCAAAAATTTAAACGCTAAGTTAGTCGGTAACGCCAGGTACGCGCACTTTAACGAGCCTGATGAGAGCTATCACGGGCTAGTTTACGCGCAAATGGCGGATAAATTTGACATCTATACGCTGCGCATGAGAGTGGCTTTGGTGCGCGACATAGGCGCTACGATCTCGCCTTTTAACTCATGGCAGCTGATACAGGGGCTTGAGACGTTAAGCGTTCGTATCGAGAGACACTCGCAAAATGCGCGCAAGATCGCCGAGTTTTTAAACTCGCATAAACATGTCAAGCGCGTAACCTACCCTGCGCTAAAAAGCGATCCCGAGCACGAAAAGGCGCAAAAATACTTTAAAGACGGTATGGCTAGCGGGCTAATGTGCTTTGAAACCGATAGCTTTGAACGCGCCGTAAAGATGCTGGGCAAAGTAAAGCTATTTAAAATCGTCGTAAATATCGGCGACTCAAAGTCACTCATCACGCACCCGGCCTCCACTACGCATCAGCAGCTCTCGAGCGAGGAGCTAACGAAAGCTGGCATAACAAAAGAACTAATCAGAATAAGCGTCGGCCTAGAAAACGCCGACGACCTCATCGCCGATCTGGCGCAGGCTTTGGAGTAA
- a CDS encoding polyprenyl synthetase family protein encodes MEKIDLIMKNFIAELGYEPANAMFARINSGKKLRSKLLLKIAGESEQSLKICAIIELIHLASLLHDDVIDDANTRRGSPSINASFGTKNAVMLGDILYSKGFYELSKFPHEIAGEISGAVSKLSVGEMMDVDLSAKFNEDKFAYETMIYYKTAVLIEAAAAVGAMLAGLDARNFKIYGKNLGLAFQIIDDILDVTQDATTLGKPNFSDFKEGKTTLPYIYLYESLSEADKEKLKSLFKKDLSEAERGWVRAKMDETGAIKKSIEVAKNLGEQAIKSVEKFNIDGLENIVKSMIDREF; translated from the coding sequence ATGGAAAAAATCGATCTGATAATGAAAAATTTTATCGCAGAGCTTGGCTACGAGCCTGCAAATGCGATGTTTGCGCGGATAAATTCGGGTAAAAAGCTGCGCTCTAAGCTACTTTTAAAAATAGCGGGCGAAAGCGAGCAAAGTCTCAAAATTTGCGCGATTATCGAGCTTATTCACCTAGCTAGTTTACTTCACGACGACGTAATAGACGACGCGAACACCAGGCGTGGAAGCCCTAGTATAAATGCGAGCTTTGGCACCAAAAACGCCGTGATGCTGGGCGATATCCTCTACTCGAAGGGCTTTTACGAGCTATCTAAATTTCCGCACGAGATCGCGGGAGAGATATCGGGCGCGGTTAGCAAACTAAGCGTGGGCGAGATGATGGACGTGGATCTCTCGGCTAAATTTAACGAAGACAAGTTCGCATACGAAACGATGATCTACTATAAAACCGCCGTTTTGATCGAGGCTGCTGCCGCGGTCGGAGCGATGCTGGCTGGGCTTGACGCGCGTAATTTTAAAATTTACGGCAAAAATTTAGGCCTAGCATTTCAGATAATCGACGACATCCTAGACGTCACACAAGACGCCACGACGCTTGGAAAACCGAATTTTAGCGACTTTAAAGAGGGTAAAACGACGCTGCCTTACATTTATCTTTACGAAAGCTTAAGCGAAGCGGACAAAGAGAAGCTAAAAAGCCTATTTAAAAAGGATCTTAGCGAGGCCGAGCGCGGCTGGGTAAGGGCAAAGATGGACGAAACGGGCGCGATAAAAAAAAGCATAGAAGTGGCTAAAAATTTAGGCGAGCAGGCGATAAAATCGGTAGAGAAATTTAACATAGACGGCCTAGAAAACATCGTAAAATCAATGATAGATAGGGAATTTTAA
- a CDS encoding DnaJ family protein translates to MSNSLYETLGVSEKATGDEIKKAYRRLARKYHPDINKDPGAEDKFKEINAAYEILSDEKKRAQYDRHGDAMFGGQNFHDFASSSGMGNLDEILKNIFGGGGFGAFSSRGGFGGFRQTGGFSGFEDDEDLDSRAKVTIPFDVAVKGGEHSINFNGENIKIKIPNGINDGEKLRIKGKGSGGRGDLILTVNIAPSDEYERDGDDLYKDVLIPLKTMMFGGKIDVKTPKKDVTIKIAENSKSGQKIRLKGYGVQNRKSGIFGDLYLRARVSLPDVNALDGELAELMKQKLPEA, encoded by the coding sequence ATGAGCAATAGTCTTTACGAAACGTTAGGGGTGTCCGAAAAGGCCACCGGCGACGAGATCAAAAAGGCCTATCGCAGGCTGGCTCGAAAGTATCATCCCGATATCAACAAAGACCCAGGCGCGGAGGATAAATTTAAAGAAATAAACGCCGCGTATGAAATTTTAAGCGACGAAAAAAAGCGCGCGCAGTACGACAGGCACGGCGACGCGATGTTTGGCGGGCAAAATTTCCATGACTTTGCGAGCAGCTCGGGTATGGGAAATTTGGACGAAATTTTAAAAAATATCTTCGGCGGAGGCGGTTTTGGCGCCTTTTCTAGCAGAGGCGGATTTGGTGGCTTTAGGCAAACTGGCGGATTTAGCGGTTTTGAGGACGATGAGGATCTAGACTCCCGCGCAAAGGTAACTATCCCGTTTGACGTAGCGGTAAAAGGTGGCGAACACTCGATAAATTTTAACGGCGAAAACATCAAAATAAAAATCCCAAACGGCATAAATGACGGCGAAAAGCTACGCATAAAAGGCAAAGGTAGCGGCGGACGCGGAGATCTGATACTAACCGTAAATATCGCGCCTAGCGACGAATACGAAAGAGACGGCGACGATCTATATAAAGACGTGCTAATCCCGCTAAAAACGATGATGTTTGGCGGTAAGATAGACGTAAAAACGCCTAAAAAAGACGTAACGATAAAAATCGCCGAAAACTCAAAATCCGGGCAAAAAATCAGGCTTAAAGGATACGGCGTGCAAAATAGAAAAAGCGGGATATTCGGCGATCTGTATCTGCGAGCGCGCGTGTCATTGCCGGACGTAAATGCCCTAGACGGCGAGCTAGCCGAACTTATGAAGCAAAAACTCCCGGAGGCATAA
- a CDS encoding potassium/proton antiporter, which translates to MLETFLLFFSILLIACIVSSKVSDRFGIPSLVVFLAVGMLAGSDGLLGIAFDSQLIAHDVGIIALIFILYTGGLDTNLKSIKPIMMSGIMLATVGVVLTAALVALLVKFLLGLTWLEALLFGAIISSTDAAAVFAILGAKEILLKNNIRPLLELESGSNDPMAIFLTVTMIQIIALNTVPDASDITVALIKQFLLGGLMGYVFGVALPGLFNRLRLEYWGLYPVFSMAWVMLLYVLAGKVGGNGFLAVYIAGMFINKKEFAHKKNLIGFHDGIAWAMQIVIFLTLGLLVNPSQLPAVALAGTVIAFWIMFIARPVGVFASLLFSRYNVKEKMFISWVGLRGVVPIVLATYPFGANLPNSELIFNTIFFVVFVSIIIQGMTLEKVAQKCGVKEEVVAEEVEMSNLPIFYHTLRQHTIRFDAEVVGKNLAELELPSDFLVLLIKRKGEYIKPTGSSVFEDGDLLLIQCEDENKYNETLKTFTA; encoded by the coding sequence ATGTTAGAAACTTTTTTACTATTTTTTTCTATTCTACTTATCGCTTGTATCGTCTCTAGCAAGGTTTCAGATAGATTCGGTATCCCGTCGTTAGTCGTATTTTTGGCGGTTGGGATGCTGGCTGGCTCGGACGGACTGCTAGGCATCGCCTTTGATAGCCAGCTCATCGCTCATGATGTGGGCATAATCGCACTTATTTTTATCCTCTACACTGGCGGGCTTGATACGAATTTAAAATCGATAAAGCCTATCATGATGAGTGGCATCATGCTCGCGACCGTTGGCGTCGTGCTGACGGCGGCTCTGGTCGCACTTTTGGTTAAATTTTTACTAGGGCTAACTTGGCTTGAAGCCTTGCTTTTTGGAGCGATCATCTCCTCGACCGACGCTGCGGCGGTGTTTGCGATCCTTGGAGCGAAGGAAATTTTGCTAAAAAATAACATCCGACCGCTTTTGGAGCTAGAATCTGGCTCAAACGATCCGATGGCGATTTTCCTCACTGTCACAATGATACAAATCATCGCCCTAAACACCGTCCCAGACGCCTCTGACATCACTGTCGCACTCATCAAGCAGTTTTTACTCGGCGGGCTGATGGGCTATGTATTTGGCGTCGCGCTACCTGGGCTTTTTAACCGTCTAAGGCTTGAGTACTGGGGGCTATATCCTGTTTTTTCGATGGCTTGGGTGATGCTTTTATACGTGCTAGCGGGCAAGGTCGGCGGCAACGGCTTTTTGGCTGTTTATATCGCGGGTATGTTTATAAATAAAAAAGAGTTCGCGCATAAGAAAAATTTGATCGGTTTTCACGACGGTATCGCGTGGGCGATGCAGATCGTCATCTTTTTGACGCTGGGACTTTTGGTAAATCCTTCTCAGCTGCCCGCCGTCGCGCTTGCGGGCACAGTGATCGCGTTTTGGATCATGTTTATCGCGCGTCCGGTGGGCGTTTTCGCGTCGTTACTTTTTTCGCGTTACAACGTGAAAGAAAAGATGTTTATCTCGTGGGTCGGGCTTCGCGGCGTCGTTCCTATCGTACTTGCGACCTATCCGTTCGGGGCAAATTTGCCAAACTCGGAGCTGATTTTTAACACGATATTTTTCGTCGTGTTCGTCTCGATCATCATCCAAGGTATGACGCTAGAAAAGGTCGCGCAAAAATGCGGCGTCAAAGAAGAGGTCGTAGCCGAAGAGGTCGAGATGTCGAACTTGCCGATCTTTTACCACACTTTACGTCAGCACACTATACGCTTTGACGCCGAAGTCGTGGGTAAAAACCTAGCCGAGCTCGAGCTTCCTAGCGACTTTTTGGTGCTACTCATCAAGCGAAAGGGCGAATACATCAAACCGACGGGCTCATCAGTATTTGAGGATGGCGACTTGCTACTGATCCAGTGCGAGGACGAAAACAAATACAACGAAACCTTAAAGACGTTTACGGCGTAA
- a CDS encoding heat shock protein transcriptional repressor HspR, with protein MKQYEEPVYLISVVAKVLSIHPQTLRQYEREGLLEPSRTEGKMRLYSEKDMDRIKMILSLTRDLGVNLAGVDIILQLKEQIEQSEVMIKQMKEELAKMEQGGVPSKKALVKRKNSFDLIFYDDKN; from the coding sequence ATGAAACAATACGAAGAACCAGTATATCTAATCAGCGTCGTAGCAAAGGTGCTCTCCATACATCCGCAGACGCTGCGCCAATACGAGCGCGAGGGGCTGCTAGAGCCATCAAGAACCGAGGGCAAGATGCGTCTTTACTCCGAAAAAGACATGGATCGTATCAAGATGATACTGAGTCTAACGCGCGATCTGGGTGTAAATTTAGCAGGCGTGGATATCATCTTGCAGTTAAAAGAGCAGATCGAGCAGTCTGAAGTCATGATAAAGCAGATGAAAGAGGAGCTGGCTAAAATGGAGCAGGGCGGCGTGCCGTCTAAAAAGGCTCTGGTAAAGCGCAAAAATAGCTTTGATCTCATCTTTTATGATGATAAAAATTAA
- a CDS encoding HAD family hydrolase — translation MKCVIFDMDGTLIDSAKAICKTVNEVRRELGLDGDLAAEFIVKAINEPGRNLGLDFYGIDKPDMKLRDNFEAKFKKNYREYATAYDGVDGLLAGLKEAGHFVALASNAPRYTLDEILQRSRIFKFFDLIVGADENVPQKPDPAMLNLILKSGKFDKAIFVGDSKKDELAARNADMKYLNVCWGFGSQSPSCDNVFTVAEAALYIEKL, via the coding sequence GTGAAATGCGTGATATTTGACATGGACGGCACGCTCATAGATAGCGCAAAAGCGATCTGCAAGACGGTAAACGAGGTGCGGCGCGAGCTAGGGCTTGATGGCGATCTGGCGGCCGAGTTTATCGTAAAGGCCATAAACGAGCCGGGGCGAAATTTGGGGCTTGACTTTTACGGTATCGATAAGCCGGATATGAAACTGCGGGATAACTTTGAAGCCAAATTTAAGAAAAATTACCGCGAATACGCTACTGCATATGATGGCGTCGATGGACTGCTAGCAGGACTAAAAGAGGCGGGGCACTTCGTCGCTCTAGCTAGCAATGCGCCAAGATATACTTTGGATGAAATTTTACAAAGAAGCAGAATATTTAAATTTTTTGATCTTATAGTAGGAGCGGACGAAAACGTACCTCAAAAACCAGATCCCGCGATGCTAAATTTGATATTAAAATCAGGAAAATTTGATAAAGCGATATTTGTCGGAGATAGTAAAAAAGATGAGCTTGCCGCACGCAATGCTGATATGAAATATCTAAACGTTTGCTGGGGCTTTGGTAGTCAAAGTCCAAGCTGCGACAATGTCTTTACGGTGGCTGAGGCAGCCCTATATATCGAGAAGTTATAA
- the hemA gene encoding glutamyl-tRNA reductase, whose translation MHYASVSFTHKNTDISVREKLSFSNIERKNEILRLISSSQNINECMVLSTCNRVEIIASVKTVEGASKHIIACMSLICGIPFEELQSRADIYEDNGAVHHLFAVASSLDSLVIGETQIAGQLKEAYKFARANGKCGAKLGRAMEFAFKCAAEVRNKTEISKNPISVSSVAVAKAKEIFGTLNGMVAVIVGAGEMAELAAKHLIASGARTIIVSRNKERAKNLALTLGDNNEYDALSNVAQYINKYQIIFSATAAPHPVLIDSMVETREFKRYFFDIAVPRDVAITESENIKIYAVDDLQEIVNKNLALREEQAQIAYGIVGRNTAAFFQMLRELAVTPLIKGIREQAKECAERELAKALKKGYLKHSDKEEAYRLIHQVFKAFLHSPTINLKNLAGAAGSEAQLRAIGEIFNIAEQTPQEENNEFEWENE comes from the coding sequence ATGCATTACGCAAGCGTGAGCTTTACGCACAAAAACACCGATATCTCCGTGCGCGAAAAGCTCTCTTTTTCTAACATCGAGCGCAAAAACGAAATTTTACGCCTCATTAGCTCCAGCCAAAATATCAACGAATGTATGGTGCTTAGCACCTGCAACCGCGTCGAGATCATCGCTAGCGTTAAGACTGTTGAAGGCGCTAGCAAGCACATCATCGCCTGCATGTCGCTCATCTGCGGCATCCCTTTTGAGGAGCTGCAAAGCAGAGCCGACATCTACGAGGATAACGGCGCCGTGCACCACCTCTTTGCCGTAGCTAGTTCGCTAGATAGCCTAGTCATCGGCGAGACGCAGATCGCAGGTCAGCTAAAAGAGGCGTATAAATTTGCCCGCGCTAACGGCAAATGCGGCGCAAAGCTTGGCAGGGCGATGGAGTTTGCCTTTAAGTGTGCGGCGGAGGTGCGAAACAAAACTGAAATCTCCAAAAATCCGATCTCGGTCTCAAGCGTTGCAGTGGCGAAGGCAAAGGAGATTTTTGGCACATTAAACGGCATGGTTGCCGTGATAGTGGGAGCTGGAGAGATGGCGGAGCTAGCCGCAAAACATCTAATAGCAAGCGGCGCGCGAACGATAATCGTCAGCCGAAACAAAGAGCGCGCTAAAAATTTAGCCCTGACGCTGGGGGATAATAACGAATACGACGCACTTTCAAACGTAGCGCAGTATATTAACAAATATCAAATCATATTTTCCGCGACTGCCGCGCCGCATCCCGTTTTGATCGACTCTATGGTTGAGACTAGGGAGTTTAAGCGTTATTTTTTCGACATCGCCGTGCCGCGCGATGTCGCTATCACGGAGAGTGAAAATATCAAAATTTACGCCGTGGACGACCTGCAGGAGATCGTAAATAAAAATCTCGCCCTGCGTGAGGAACAGGCGCAGATCGCATACGGTATCGTCGGGCGAAATACGGCGGCATTTTTCCAAATGCTGCGCGAACTAGCAGTCACGCCGCTAATCAAAGGCATCAGAGAACAGGCTAAAGAGTGCGCCGAAAGAGAACTCGCAAAAGCCCTAAAAAAGGGCTATCTAAAACATAGCGATAAAGAGGAAGCGTACCGCCTCATACATCAGGTTTTTAAGGCGTTTTTGCACTCGCCGACGATAAATTTAAAAAACCTAGCGGGCGCTGCGGGAAGCGAAGCGCAGTTAAGAGCTATCGGGGAAATCTTTAACATCGCGGAGCAAACGCCGCAAGAAGAAAATAATGAATTTGAATGGGAGAACGAATGA
- a CDS encoding DUF2018 family protein has translation MDYDIFSQSPREKFFEILFNANKNLVENELEKTFEKFIAMSEFCEKNGFDETAQNSFISQNQTLINERLNDIYIGLSGDILSQNE, from the coding sequence ATGGATTATGATATATTTTCTCAAAGTCCGAGAGAAAAATTCTTTGAAATTTTATTTAACGCGAACAAAAACTTAGTCGAAAACGAGCTTGAAAAGACCTTTGAAAAATTTATCGCAATGAGCGAATTTTGTGAAAAAAACGGCTTTGACGAAACGGCGCAAAATTCGTTTATTTCTCAAAATCAAACCCTGATAAATGAGCGTCTAAACGACATTTATATCGGGCTTAGTGGGGATATTTTAAGTCAAAATGAGTAA